A segment of the Tautonia rosea genome:
CGCGACTTCAACGCGCTGTTCGATCGAGATACCCGCATCCTTCGGCATCGGGATCACCGGTTTGAGTGGTCGCGCGCCAAGTTTGCTCACTGGGCCGGCGGCGTCGCCCAGCGCAACGGTTATCGGGTGGCCTTCGACGGCATCGGTCAGGAACACCCCGCCTTCGGCAGCCCGACTCAACTGGCAGAGTTCTCTCGGGGAGTGGAACACACATGAGCGATGAACCCTTGGTTGAACCGTTCGCAGGACTGTCGCTCCCAGCTCGCCTGCGTTGGTTCAATGCGCCGAAGCGTTGGACCGTGGATCACGAAGCCTCCTGTCTGCGCGTCTGGCCCGAGGGGGGCACCGACTTCTGGCAGAAAACGCATTACGGGTTCGAGGCCGACAACGGGCATTTCCTTCATCTGGAGGCCTCGGCCGATTTCGTGCTGTCCACTCGGGTCCGGTCGCGGCCGGTGCATCAGTACGACCAGGCCGGGTTGATGGTCCGCGTCTCGCCGACCTGCTGGCTGAAAACCTCGGTCGAGTTCGAGCCCGATGGCCCGAACCGACTCGGAGCCGTCGTGACGAACGACGGATACTCGGACTGGTCCACCCAGTCCCTGCCCCACGAGGTCGAAACGGTCTGGTTCCGCGTCCGGCTCGAAGGGAGCGATTGCCTCGTTGAGTCGTCCCGCGATGGAGCCGCCTGGGAACAGATCCGCATGGCCCCGCTTCGTGAGCGGCCGAGGGTG
Coding sequences within it:
- a CDS encoding DUF1349 domain-containing protein, which translates into the protein MSDEPLVEPFAGLSLPARLRWFNAPKRWTVDHEASCLRVWPEGGTDFWQKTHYGFEADNGHFLHLEASADFVLSTRVRSRPVHQYDQAGLMVRVSPTCWLKTSVEFEPDGPNRLGAVVTNDGYSDWSTQSLPHEVETVWFRVRLEGSDCLVESSRDGAAWEQIRMAPLRERPRVPTISCGLYACSPKGAGYEAEFTAFRFAPGRLA